The genomic DNA CGCCGCCGCGCCCGCTCAAGGCCGAATCGATGGGCTTGATTGAAAAATCGGCTTGGGCCGGGAAGTTCCCCCAAATCCCGGTCGAAGAGCTGGAGGCCAACTTGCTTTACGATCCGCTGGGGCCGGTGACGGTGGGGCCCAACTATTATCAAGCCATCCTCAAGCGGAAGGAGTTCGCCGATCTGCTGTCGGTGCCGGGAATGCTGGAACGGGACCCCCGTCTGGCGCGAGGGAGCCAATAGTGTCTCAGCAATTTCGCTACCTGGTCTACGACATCGAGACCTGCATCGACAAAGCCCTGCTCAACCGGGTTTGCTATGGCGGCCAAGGCCTCGACGATCAAGCGGCCTACCGGGCCCAGCTCGAGGAGCTCGCCGGCCAGGGCCGCGACTTCATCAATCCGGCCTTTCACGCCCCGATCTGCATCGCCGCGATCGGCCTCAATCCCGATTTCGAGATCCTGCGGATCGGTCTGCTCGGCAAGGATGTCCGCAGTCCCCGCGCCCTGGTCGAGCACTTCTGGGAAACCTACAATCACAGTCGGCCGGTCCTGATCGACTTCAACGGCAAGGGCTTCGACCTGCGGGTCCTCGAGCTCTGGGCCTTTCGGCTGGGACTGAACATCCGGGAAGAGCATTACGACAAGTTCGGGCCGCGCTACCGCTTCAATGAGGAGCACCATCTCGACCTTCACGAGTTCTTGACCAACTTCGGGGCGATTCGCTGGAAGGGCGGCTTGAATCTCTTTTCCAAAATCCTGGGTAAGCCCGGAAAAATGGACACCAAGGGCGACATGGTCCAGGCGCTCTTCGAGCAAGGCGAGTATTTCCGGATCGAGGACTATTGCCTGGGCGACGCCATGGACACCTACTTC from bacterium includes the following:
- a CDS encoding 3'-5' exonuclease, with protein sequence MSQQFRYLVYDIETCIDKALLNRVCYGGQGLDDQAAYRAQLEELAGQGRDFINPAFHAPICIAAIGLNPDFEILRIGLLGKDVRSPRALVEHFWETYNHSRPVLIDFNGKGFDLRVLELWAFRLGLNIREEHYDKFGPRYRFNEEHHLDLHEFLTNFGAIRWKGGLNLFSKILGKPGKMDTKGDMVQALFEQGEYFRIEDYCLGDAMDTYFVFLRTLVLRGVIDLDRERVLVEAAKAEMERKKAEDGHFTNYLASFHYWDPLEGSQTFPGC